The nucleotide window TCGGTGAGCGTCAAGGGCACGGCGGACGTGCTCCTCGACGGCCTCATCGTGCGGCAGGAGGTCGGCGCCAGCAATCAGCCAGGGCACTCCACCCTCACCGTCACCGGCGAGGACCTCTCCCTGCTCATGGACCTGGAGGAGCGCACCGACCGCTACCCCAACCTCCCGCCCTCCGACCGGGTCCTGGCCATCCTGCGCCGCTACTCCGACTACGGCATCCGGCCCGATGTCTACAAGGAGAAGGTGAGCCAGCCCCCGCACCAGGACCTCCGTGTCCACTACCAGACGGGCACCGACCTCCAGTACGTGACCGAGCTGGCCCGCGCCAACGGCTACACCTTCTATCTGGAGCCCGGCCCCACCCCGGGCCGGTCGTCCGCCCGCTGGGGACCCGAGATCCGCCTCGGCATCCGCCAGCACGCCCTCAACGTCAACATGGACAACAACTCCACCGTCGACCAACTGACGTTCTCGTACGACGGGACGGCGCGGGAAGAGCCGCAGGCCCGCTGGCAGGACCCGGGGACCCGCCAGTCCACGCTCCTGCCGCAGCCGCCGATCAGCCCCCTGCGCCCGCCGCTCGGCAAACGCCCCACACCCGCCCTCAAACGCAGAACGCTCCCCGGCACCGCCAAGCAGCAGCGCGAACAGGCCGAGGCCGAACTGCTCGCCCGGGCCGCCGTGTCCGCCGACGTCATCTCGGGCTCCGGCTCGCTCGACGTCAACCGGCACGGCTACATCCTCCAGCCCCGCCAGCTGGTCGGCGTCCGCGGCGCGGGAAGGGCGTACGACGGCGACTACTACGTCAAGTCCGTCACGCACAACCTGCGCCCGGGCTCGTACCAGCAGAACTTCACCGTCTCGCGAGAGGGGCTTGAGGCGCGCAGCGCCTACGTCAGGCCCTGACGCGCGGTGACGCGACCGGCAACACCCGACAGAGCAGGAGCAGTTCAGCATGGCGGCAACCGGTAATCGCTACCTCGGCAAGTTCCGCGGCCGGGTGGTGGACAACGACGATCCGTTGCGGATCGGGCGCGTCAGGGCCGAGGTCCCTGACGTCCTGGGCGACGAGCCGTCGACCTGGGCGCTGCCCTGCCTGCCCTTCACCGGCCCCGAGTCGGGGCAGTTCGTGGTGCCGGCGCCCGGCGCGGGCGTCTGGATGGAGTTCGAGCAGGGGGATCCCAGCTTCCCCATCTGGACGGGGTGCTGGTACGGAGCCGCCGAGGAGCTGCCGCCCGACGCGCGCCGCGAGCTGGCGGCGTCCTCGCCGAACAAGCCGGTCGTCGTGCAGACGCCGCTGGCGCACAAGCTCGTGATGAGCGACACCACCGGCGCCGAGCAGGGGATTCTGCTCCAGGCCCAGGGCGGCGCGTACATCCGTATCACCCAGGACGCCGTGGTCATCGCGACCGGCGCGGGCGCCGAGGTCGTCCTGCGCGGCAAGGAAGTGACCATCAACGAGGGCCAGTTGACCGTGCTCTCGAAGCGATAGCGATAGCGACAGCCACGGCCACAGTTCCGGCGACAGCGACAGCGACAGCGACAGCGGTGGGGAAACGACAGTGAACGGAAGACGGGGGAACCATCAAGTGTCCGGAGCGACAGGGGCGGCCGGGAGCCTGCTCGGCGCAGGCGCCGTGATCAGCTGCCCGCACGGCGGGCGCGCCACCACCGCCACCACATCCGACTGCACCGTGCTGATGGACGGGCATCCCGTCGCCACGGCCGCGCACGCGTACGTCGTCACCGGCTGCCCGCACTCCGTCGACGGGGTGCCCGAGCCGTGTACCTCCGTCCGTTGGACGGCCGGGAGCACCGGAGTGACGGCCGGCGGCTCGCCCGTCCTGCTCGACATCTCCGCGGCCGAGTGCTTCACGGCCGCGTTCGTACCGCAGGGACCGCCCGTCGTCCAGGGCGACCGGCGAAAGGTGACCGTCCGATGAGCCCACGCATCCGCCACCGCAGCGACATCGCGTTCCCCTTCCGGGCCGACCGCCGGGGCCGCACCGCGCACGCGCGCCACGACGAGCACGTGCGCGACCTGATCGAACAGGTGCTGTTCACCAGCCCAGGCGAACGGGTGATGCGCCCCGACTTCGGCTGCGGACTGCTCGACCTGGTGTTCGCGCCGCACAGCCCCGAACTCACCAGCACCCTCGAACTGTCCGTGCAGGCCTCCCTGCAGCGCTGGCTCGGCGACCTCGTCGAGATCGAGGCCCTGGACGTGGTGGGCGAGGACGACACGATCCGGGTCCACCTCTCCTACGCCGTGCGCTCCACCGGGACGCGCCGCGACGACGTCTTCGAAGGGAGGGCCGCGGCATGACGGCCCCGACCTCACACACGACCCCGCCCCCGACCCCTCCCCCGACCGCCTCCCGGCGGGCGAAGGCGAGAGCCGCCCAGCTCAACGGAGTCGACGCGGTGGAGGTCAGCGACGACGGGCTCACCCTCACCGTCACCTTCCTCGGCAAGGCCCCGCACGGCCTGTGCGCCGAGAACGTACGCATCGACGGCGGCCGCCGTATCACTGGCATCGAGGCCGTCGACATCAGCGTCGAGCGCGAGGAGGACCCCGAGCTCGACGACCGGCTGTACGTCACCCTTGACCAGGCGGGCGACACGTCCCGCTACCGGCTCTCCCTGGTGGAGACCGACCCGTACGGGCGTCCCGGGACCGAGCCGTACCGCGGCTTCGACCAGCGCTATCACAGCGCCTCCTTCGCCTTCCGGCCCGACTGCCCGACATCCTTCGACTGCGCGGACGAGCACGGCGCGGATTCGCCCCACGGGACGCGGGACTTCCCCGAGGCGCCCGTCGTCGACTACACCGCCCGCGACTACGACACCATCCGCAAACTGCTCCTCGACCGGCTCGCCCTCACCACTCCCGACTGGATCGAGCGCAACCCCGCCGACCTGGGCACGACGCTCGTCGAGATGCTCGCGTACACCGGCGACCAGATCAGCTATCAGCAGGACGCCGTCGCCACGGAGGCGTACCTCGACACCGCGCGCCGCCGGGTCTCGGTCCGCCGGCATGTGCGGCTCATCGACTACGCGATGCACGACGGCTGCAACGCCCGTACCTACGTCACCGTGGAGACCGCCGGCGAGCACACGCTGCTCCCGGGCACATACCGCTTCGCCTCCGTCGACGTCCGCTCACTCGACCCGCACGACCGTCCGGCGCCCGGCACGGTCATCGGTGACGGAGACCTCGCCGACCTCGACGAGCGCGGATCCGTGGAGGTCTTCGAACCGGTCGTGGCCACCGACCCGTTGGAGCTGCGGTCCGCCCACAACGCGATCCGGCTGTGGACCTGGGGCGGCGAGGTGCGCTCCCTGCCCAGGGGCGCGACGGCCGCGACCCTGCGCGACGAGTGGCGCGACCCGGAGACCCGGGAGGAACGCCGACTCGCGCTGCGGGCAGGTGACCTGCTGGTCGTGGAGGAGGTGAAGGGGCCGCGCTCGGGCACCCCCGGCGACGCCGACCCCGCCCACCGGCAGGTGGTCCGGCTCACCTCCATCACCCCCGCCGTCGACCGGATCGAGGACCAGCCGGTCCTGGAGGTCACCTGGGCCGCCCAGGACGCGCTGCGCTTCCCCCTCTGCCTCACCACCCGCGGCGGACGCGGCTGCGAGCCCGTCGAGGACGTGACGGTCGCCCGCGGCAACGTCGTCCTCGTCGACCACGGCCGCTCCCTGGACCGGGACGGCGAAGGCCTCCCGGAGACGGTGACCGTGCCGCCCGGGCCCGCCGTCGTCGGCTCCTGCGCCCCACGGACCTTCGGCTGCGGCGACCGCGACGAGGGCAACGCGCCCGCCCGGCTCATCAACTCCCTCACGGACAAGGGGGAGTGCGGCGAACCGCTGACCCCCGGCGACATCCGCGAGCTGTTCGACGTCGTCGGCGAGGACGCGACCGTACGCGCCGGACTCGGCCTGGAACTCACCGGACGGCGCCCGGGCCACAAGGGGACGCAGAGCGAGGGGCGGGTCGTGCCGGGCACGGCGTACGCCCAGGCCGCGGCCCTCAGAACCCTGCTCGCCCAGTCCGTGTACCCGGGCATCGCACCCCGCTTCCGGCCCGTGCTCGGCCACTCACCCGTGACACAGGCCGTGCCGTTCCCGGACCCCCGGGCCGTCGCCACCGGCCAGGCCGAGCGGATCGCCGCCATCCCGGGGCGGATCGAGCAGCGGCTCACCGAACTGTGGCGCAGCGCCCGCGACCGCGACGGACTCGGCGAACAGGAGATCGCCGAACTCACCGTGCTCTACGGCCTGAAGGTCCTGGAGCGGCTCGAACTGCGCCGCCACCCGGTTCGAGCCCTGCGCGAACTCCTCTTCCGCAGCGACCGGTTGCTCCATGCCAAGCTCCGGCGCGTCGAGGTGCTCACGGCACGGGCCCGCGCGGGCACGGTCCTCGACGGACACATCGCCTGGGAGATCGCGCACAGTTGGGGACCCGCGTACGCGGACGGACTGCACCCGGACGAACAGGTCCTGCGCGGCCCCGCCTCGGCGGCCCTGCGGCACGACCCACGACAGGCCCTGCCCGCCGTCCGGCTGCACGAGCTGCACCAAGGCCACGACGGCCACCGGAGCCGCGAGGGTCACGACGACCGCGGTGATCACGACAGTCACCACGGTCACCACGGCGGCCACGACCACCACCACGGCGAGACGATCTGGGAGCCACGCCGCGACCTCCTCGACAGCACCCCCCGCGACCGCCACTTCGTCGGTGAACTGCGGGACGACGGACGCCTCGCCCTGCGTTTCGGCGACGGCCGGCACGCCGTCGGGCCGGCCCCCGGAACCCGGCTCGAACTCCGCTACCGGCTCGGCGGCGGCACCGCGGGCAACGTGGGCGCGGAGGCCATCAACCACCTCGTGCTCACCGCCGACTGCGAGCACCCGCCCGTGGCAGGCGTACGCAACCCGCTGCCCGCCACCGGCGGTACGGAACCCGAACCGGTCGAGCAGGTACGCCAGTCGGCCCCGCTCGACCTGCGCCGCACCAGGCTGCGCGCCGTCACCGCGGACGACTACGCGGCCCTCGCCGCCGCCCTGCCCGGCGTCCAGCGGGCCGCCGCCACGCTCCGCTGGACCGGCAGCGGCCAGGAGGCCCACATCGCCGTGGACGCGTACGGCACCGGGGAGCCCTCCGCGGGGCTGCTCGCCGAGGTGACACAGGCCCTGGAGGCGTACCGCCGTATCGGCCACGACCTCGTCGTCGGCGCCGCCCGGCCGGTGCCGCTCGACATCGCGCTGCGGGTCTGCGCGGTCCCGGGCCACCAGCACGGGCAGATCCTGGCCGAGCTGTACCGCGTACTCGGCCGGGGCCGCCTGCCCGGCGGGCGGCTCGGCTTCTTCCACCCGGACGCGCTCACCTTCGGCGAACCGGTCCGGCTCAGCCGGCTGGTCGCCGTCGCGGCCGCGGTGCCGGGCGTGGAGAGCGTCCACGTCACCCGGCTGCGAAGGCAGTTCCACGAGGACCGGGGAGAGAGGGAGGACGGCGTGCTGCGGCTCGGCCCGCTGGAGATCGCCACCTGCGACAACGACCCCGACCGGCCGGAGAACGGCCGGCTGACGATTTCCTTCGGAGGTGCCCGATGAGCGACGACTGCACCTGCGGCGGAGCGTGCGGCGACGGATACGGGCCCGATGGCGGCACCGGTCGCGGTGGTGGCGCGTGCGGCGGTGGCGCGTGCGGCGGTCACGACGAGCGCCTCGCCCCGGCCCCGCTCCACAATCCCCCCGGCCGCACCGCCCTCGACTACCGCGTCGGCGACCACGGCTCCTTCCTGGCCGCCCTGCTCGACCGGCTCGCCTCCCCCGCGTACCCGGCGCTGCGCGGGCTGACGGTCCGTACCCCGGACGACCCGGCGATCGGCCTGCTCGACGCCACCGCCGTCCTGGGCGACCTGCTCACCTTCCACTCGGAGCGGATCGCCGACGAGGCCTACCTGCGCACGGCCGACGAACACCGCTCCCTGGTGCTGCTGGGCCGGCTGGTAGGCCACCGGCCGCGTCCGGGCGTCGCCGCCGCCACCCATCTGGCGTACAACCTCGAACGGGACCCGCGCGCCGAGAGCCTGCCCGTGGTCATCCCGCGGGGCGCGCGCAGCCACAGCGTGCCCGCGTCCGCCGACGAGGAGTCGCAGACCTTCGAGACGAGCCGTGACCTGACGGCCCGCTGGGACTGGAACGAGCTGAAGGTCCGGCGCCGCCGCCCCTCCCTCGTCACCCCCGAGGATCTGGAGCGCCGGTCCGCGCTGTTCGTCGCCGGCACAGCCAACTCCCTGGCCGTGGGAGACCAGTTGCTCTTCGTCTTCGGTGAACAGGCGGGTGCCCGGCGGCTGCTGCTGCCCGTGGCGAGCGTCCGTGTCGACCGGGACGACGAGATCACCGCCATCGGGCTGCCCCGGTCGGCCCCGCCCACCTTGCGGGAACTCGTCGACGAGGTACGGCGCTGGACCACCGAGCCCGCGGCCCCCGGCGAGCCCGGCGACGAACCGCCCACACCACAGGTGCCCAACCCGCGCCCGGTCAGCCGTCTGATCGACGACCTCGACGACCAGGTCCTCGCCCCGCTGCGCGCGGACCTGGACGGCATCGGCACACCGGAGAGCCTCGCGGCCCGCCTCGCCGAGCCCGTCGCCCGCCTCGGCGAGGCCCAGGTCCTCGCGACACCGTACGAGGACGTGGCGGCCTGGTTCGAGCAGCTGGAAGCCGTACTGGCCGAACTGGCCGAGCGCGCAGTGGAGTTGGCGCCCGCCCAGCCGGTCCCGCCAGAGGAGGAGGGCTCGGCGGCGGCAGTGGCCCGGAGCGCGCCCGCGTCGGCGACCGGCCGCCACGAGGCCGCCTTCCAGGCCCTCGGCTCCGTCCTGCCCGCCCTCCGCGGCAGGGCACCGTCACCGTCCTCCACCGCCGGGCGCAGGTCCCGCCGCCCCGGCGCGGACACGGCCCGACTGCTCTCGGTCCTCGACCCCGGCCTGAGCGGCCTCTACCCGGCCTGGCGCACGGCCGCCGCCCCCGGCACCCCACAGCTCCTGCGCGAGCTGCTCGCCCTGCGCGTGACCACCGCCCCCTTCGGCGCGATGGCCCCCCTCAAGCCCGTCCAGGACGACCGGGGCCGGGTCATCCGCACCGCGGACTGGCCCCTCACCGGCGCCTCCCTGGTCAGCATGCGCGTCGTGTTCGACACGGGGGGCAGGACTCCGGTGCGGGCGGAGTTCCAGTACGTCGAGGGCAGCAGCTCCGACCAGCGCGCGGAGAACCTCCCCCTCGCCGTGCCGGTCACCTTCCGGCTCGGCACGGGCGAGGTGGACCTGAACACCCACGCGGTCCAGGACAGCGAACAGAGCCGGCCCGACGAGCGGCCCGCCGCCGCCCAGGAGCCCGGCGTCACCGCGGTCCTGCGGGCGGGCCTGCCCGAGCGCACCCTCTTCGTGTCCCGCCCCGACGAGGACGGCCTGGTCCACGTGGGCGTCCACAACGGCACCAGCGAACAGGTCACCCTCCGGCCCGGCGTCCCCGAGCAGTTCACGCACGGAGAGTACGAGGTCGGCCTCACCTACACCGTGGGCAGCGCCGCTCCGAACGTCGAGGTGGTCATCGCCTCGAAGCCGGAGCCCGCCAACCGCCGCGTGCTCCAGCTGGACTCGGTGCGCGACGGCATCACGGTCGGCAGCTGGGTGGCGATCCAGCGCCCCACGAAGGGGGCCGAGGGCGGCATCCCGGGCGACCCGGCCCTCGCGTACGTCACCACGAAGGTCGTGTCGGCGCGGACGGCCGCGTACACCAACTACGGCATCACCGGCCGGGGCACCGAACTCGTCCTGGCCGACCCGTGGCTGGACGAGTTCGACGTCCTGCTCTCGCACATCCGCGACACCACCGTGCACGCGCAGGGCGAACCGCTGCGCCTCGCCGACGAACCGCTCGGCGAGGACCTGCACGGCAACGAGATCGAACTCGCCGAGCTGTACGACGGGTTGAGGCCCGGCCGCACTCTGATCGTCGACGGGGAGCGCAGCGACCTGCCCGGCGCCACCGCCGTGCGGGCCACCGAGGTCGTCACCGTCGCCGCCGCCGAACCGGCGCTCGACCCGCGCCTGCCGGGCGACCACGTGCACACCGAGCTGACGCTCACCACGGATCTCGCGTACCGCTACCGCCGCGAGAGCGTGCGCATCCTCGGCAACGTGGTCGAGGCGACGCACGGCGAGTCCCGTGACGAGGCGATCGGCAGCGGCGACCCGGACCGGGCGAACCAGTCGTTCGCGCTCTGGCAGTCACCCCTCACCTGGCTCGCCGACGACAACCCGCTCGGCGCCGCACCCGTCCTGGAGGTCAGGGCCGACGGTGTGCTCTGGCACGAGGTCGACAGCCTCGCCGGACGCGGCCCGCGCGAGCAGGTCTACATCACCGGCAGCACCGCCGACGGCCGCACCACCGTGACCTTCGGCGACGGCGTCCACGGCGCCCGGCTGCCCGGCGGCCACGAGAACATCCACGCCCGCTACCGCTTCGGCACGGGCCGGGCCGCCAACGTCCCCGCGGGCCGCGTCACCCAGGCCCTCACCCGGCCCCTGGGCGTCTTTGCGGTCACCAACCCGCGCCCGGCCACCGGCGGAGCGGACGCCGACGGACCCGCCCTGACGCGCCGCACGATCCCGCTCGCCGTCTCGGCGCTCGACCGGCTGGTGTCGGAGGCCGACTACGAGGACTTCGCCCGCTCCCGGGCCGGCGTCGGCCGGGCCGCCGCGCGCGAACTCTTCGACGGGCGACGGCGCGTGCTGCACGTGACGGTCGCGGGCACGGACGACGTGCCGATCGGGGGAGCCGGAGTCGGGACGGGAGCCGGCGACGGCGGCGACTCGCCCCTCCTGCGGTCCCTGCGCGCCGCGCTCACCGAGTACGGCGACCCGAACCTCCCGGTCCGCGTGGACGCCCGCGAACTCGTCGCACTCCTCGTGTCCGCGAAGGTGAAGGTGGCGCCCGACCACTCCTGGCAGCTCGTCGAAGCACGCCTGCGCCAGGCACTCCTGCGCGAACTGGGCTTCCAGGGGCGCGAGTTGGGGCAGCCCGCCCGCCTCTCCGACATCCTGGCCACGGCCCACCGGGTGCCCGGTGTCGACTACGTGGACGTCGACGTCTTCACCGGCGTACCCGCCTCCACGACCGCCGGGGAGCTGACGAAGCTGCTCGCGAACCCCGGCCTGCCGAAGGCCTCGGTCCCGGCGCGCGGAGCGACGTACGACGAGAAGACCCACACCGTCCGCGGGAAGGACGGCGAGACGCTGTCGGGGATCTGCGCCCGCTACGGCGTCCCGCTCACCGAACTCCTGCGCCTCAACCCCGACATCACCGACACCCGCCGCCTGGCGAAGGGCCGCTCGGTGTACGTCTTCCGCGGCATCCGCCCCGCCCAGCTCGCCCTGCTGTCGCCGAGGGCCGCGGACACCCTGATTCTGACGGAGGTCAACTGATGTCCAGGGAACCGGACGGACTCGCCGAGCTGCTTCCCCGGTGGCACCGGCTGCGCGACGCCCAGGAGGGCGAACCCCTGCGCGCCCTGCTCGCCGTCATGGCCGAACAGCTCGACCTCGTACGCGAAGGGGTCGAGCAGGGCTACGAGGACCTGTTCGTCGAGACGGCGGCCCCCTGGGTGCTGCCGTACCTCGGCGACCTGGTCGGTTACCGCACCCTGCCGGGGTACGAACGTGTGCTCACGCCTGGTCTGCGCGGCGGGAGTCCGGCCGCGCTCACCGAGGCCGTCGCACCCCGCGCCGACGTCGCCGCCACGGTCGCGAACCGCCGCCGCAAGGGCACCCTCCACCTCCTCGAAGAGCTCTCCGAGAACGTGGCCGGCTGGCCCGCACGCGCCGTCGAACTCTCCCGCCACCTCTCCCACCAGCAGCCCGTGAAGCTGTACGAGGCCGGAACCGACGCGGCGGGGCGCGGCACCCGCGGGCGGCTGGCCGACCTCAGGGACGGCTCCGCGCTCGACCTGGCGGGCGGCCCCTTCGGCGAGGTGGCCCGCTCGGCCGACGTACGCAGGGCCGACTCCCGCCACCGGCAGGGGGGTTGGACCCCGTCGGGTGTCGGACTCTTCGTCTGGCGGCTGAAGGCGCACTCGCTGACGTCGGCACCCGCGTACTGCGTCGACCGGGCCCGCAGCCTCTACACCTTCTCCATCCTCGGCAACGACACCCCGCTCGTCACCAGGCCGCTGCCCGAGCCCTCGCCGCACCACATCGCCGAGATCGACAACGTCCCCGCCTTCATCCGCCGCCGCCGTCTCCACGACCGCCTCGCCGACCTCTACGGCCCCGGCAAGAGCTTCGTCATCCGGCGCGACGGCGAGGACCGGCCCGTACCACCCTCCGACCTCGTGGTCGCCGACCTGTCGGACTGGCGCTACCGCCCCAAGCGCGGCCAGGTCGCGGTCGACCCGGAGCTGGGCCGGATCGCCTTCGGCGCCCGGACCGCGCCCCGCAAGGGTGTCTGGGTCGACTACCACCACGCGGCTGGGGCCGACATGGGCGGCGGCGAGTACGTACGCGACCGCGAGCCCCGCCCGGACGCCACCGTGTTCCGGGTCGGCCCCGGCCGGACCCACCGGCAGATCATGGACGCCTACCGGGCCTGGCGGCACGACCGCCGGGCGGGCCGCTGCGGCCCCGAGGGCATCATCGAGATCACCCACAGCGGCGCCTACCAGGAGCAGCTGGACTTCGACCTCGACCCGGGCGACCGGCTGGAACTGCGCGCGGCGGAGGGCACCCGCCCCGTCATCCGCCTCCTCGACTGGTACAGCAACCGCCCGGACGCCCTCAACATCCGTGCCTCCTCCGACGACTGCGCCCCCGGCGAGCGGCCCCGGATCGTGCTCGACGGGCTGCTCGTCACCGGCCGCGGCATCAACGTCACCGGCCCGATGGGCGCCGTCGTCGTACGCCACTGCACCCTCGTGCCCGGCTGGTCGCTGGAGCCCGAGTGCGACCCCCGCTCGCCCGACGAACCGAGCATCGTCCTGGAACGCACCACCGCGTGCCTCCAAATCGAGCACAGCATCCTCGGCACCATCGAGGTCATCGGCGACGAGGTCTCCGAGGAACCCCTCGACATCCACCTGCGCGACAGCGTCCTGGACGCCACCGCCGACGACCGCGAGGCACTCTCCGCCCCCGACTGCCGGCACGCCCACGCCGTCCTGCACCTGCACCGCACCACCGTGATCGGTGAGATCCACACGCACGCGGTCCGCGTCGCCGAGAACTCGCTCTTCACCGGCCGCCTCCACGTGGCCCGCCGGGGCATCGGCTGCCTGCGCTTCTCGTACGTCCCCACCGGCTCCCGTACGCCCCGCAGGTACCGCTGCCAGCCGGACTCGGCAGGCCCGGGCCGGGCCTCCGGTGTCCGCCCGCGGTTCACCTCCACGCGCTACGGAACGCCCGGGTACGCGCTGTTGGCCGACCGGAGCGCCGAGGAGATCCGGCGCGGCGCGGAGGACGGGGCCGAACTCGGCGCCTTCCACGACCTGTACCGGCCCCGGCGCGAGGACAACCTGCGGGCACGGCTCGCGGAGTACACGCCCGCGGGAACGGACGCCGGGATCTTCTTCGTGACGTAGACCCCCATCGCGCCGGCCCGCCCGGCCCGACGACTTCGTGACATCGCACCTTCCCAACCAGGGGGACACCCTTCATGCACGCAGACCTCTCCCGCTCCACCTTCCGCCCGGAGCGGCACTACTCGGCGGTCATAGTCCAGCAGGGCCGCGTCCAGCTCGACGCCGACGCCAACGAACAGACCGCGATCCAGCTCCATCAGACCCGCGCGCTCACCGCCGACCTGATCGGCCCGCACGGCGGACCGCGCGGCGCGGCCGGCTTCCGGATCGAGTACGTCGGCGGCAAGCACGACATCGACACCCTCCACATCCACGGCGGCCGCTACTACGTCGACGGCATCCTGTGCGACGCGAGCCGCCCGGCCGCCGGAGTCCCGGTACCGGACGAGGACGAGGACGAGAAGGACAGCAAGGACAGTGCGGACGCCGACGGGCAGGACTCCGCGCAGCCGGCCCCGCACTGGACCTACTGGGACCAGCCGGACGGCTTCCGCGACCCGGAGAAGCCCGGCGACCGGCTGCCCTCGCCCGCCCAGGCACCCTTCGTCGCCTACCTCCAGGTCTGGGAGCGCGCGGTCACTGCTGCCGAGGACCCGGCGCTGCGCGAGGTGGCACTCGGCGCGGCGATGCCGGACACCGCCGCCCGCGCCAAGGTGGTCTGGCAGGTCCTGCCACTGTCCCTCGCCGACCTGGGCATCAAGGCCCCCGAACCGTCGAAGGACACGGTCCGCGAGGCCTTCACCCGCTGGGCCAGGGCCCAGGCCGTCTCCTCGTCCCGCCTGGCCGCCCGCGCCGAACGCCCCGGGCACGCCGACGAGGACCCCTGCCTGGTCAAGCCGGACGCCCGCTACCGCGGCCCGGAGAACCAGCTGTACCGGGTCGAGATCCACGCGGGCGGCGCGGCGAAGGACGCCTCGTTCAAGTGGTCCCGCGAGAACGGTTCCGTGGTCTTCCCGGTCGACGAACTCGACGGTACGTGGGTGCGGTTGGCGTCACTCGGCCACGACTCGAAACTGGATCTGGACGTGGGCGACCGCGTGGAGTTCACGGACACGGCGTACGCCTCCCGCCTCGAACCCCTGGCCCTGCTGAGGGTCGAGGAGCTGGACCTGCCCGGCCGCCGCGTACGCCTGTCGGCGGAACCGGAGCCGGGAGTCGGCCGGCTGCCGCACCTGAACCCGTTCCTGCGCCGCTGGGACCACCACGAGGGGCCGCGCCGCAAGGGCCGCACGACCACCCTGCGCGGCGGGGCGGTTCCTGTCAGGGAAGGGGAGTGGCTGCCCTTGGAGGACGGCGTCGAGGTGTACTTCGCCAAGGGCGGCGCCTACCGCACCGGCGACCACTGGACCGTGCCCGCCCGCACCGCGACCGGCGGCGTCGAATGGCCCGTCGACGGCTCCCGCAGGCCCTTGCTCCGGCCCCCGGCCGGCATCACCCGCCACTTCGCGCCGCTGGCCCTGGTCAAGAGCGAGGCGGGCGCCGTGGACCTGCGTCTGGCGTTCGCCCCGCTCGCCACCGAGATCCCGGCGGCGGACGAGGCGACGCTCGCGGCGGAGGCCAGGGCCCGCGAGGAGGAAGAGCGGGGAGAGGCCGCCGACCCGTCGGGCGGCAGGTCACAGACCACCGCGGAGGCGGAGAACGCCGCCGCGGACACGGACGCAGACACACAAGGAGAGAAGTAACCCATGGCCACGCCACTGACCGCGTCCAAGCTGGTGGAGATCCTGCGTGCGGAGGGCCTGACGGTCCACGAGGTCCGCAACTGGCGCAGCCACAACCGCAACAGCAAAGGCGCCTGGGGCCCGATGAACGGTGTGATGATCCATCACACCGTCACCTCCGGCATCGCCGCCTCGGTCGACATCTGCTACGACGGCTACGCGAGCCTGCCCGGCCCCCTGTGCCAC belongs to Streptomyces sp. V3I8 and includes:
- a CDS encoding putative baseplate assembly protein: MSDDCTCGGACGDGYGPDGGTGRGGGACGGGACGGHDERLAPAPLHNPPGRTALDYRVGDHGSFLAALLDRLASPAYPALRGLTVRTPDDPAIGLLDATAVLGDLLTFHSERIADEAYLRTADEHRSLVLLGRLVGHRPRPGVAAATHLAYNLERDPRAESLPVVIPRGARSHSVPASADEESQTFETSRDLTARWDWNELKVRRRRPSLVTPEDLERRSALFVAGTANSLAVGDQLLFVFGEQAGARRLLLPVASVRVDRDDEITAIGLPRSAPPTLRELVDEVRRWTTEPAAPGEPGDEPPTPQVPNPRPVSRLIDDLDDQVLAPLRADLDGIGTPESLAARLAEPVARLGEAQVLATPYEDVAAWFEQLEAVLAELAERAVELAPAQPVPPEEEGSAAAVARSAPASATGRHEAAFQALGSVLPALRGRAPSPSSTAGRRSRRPGADTARLLSVLDPGLSGLYPAWRTAAAPGTPQLLRELLALRVTTAPFGAMAPLKPVQDDRGRVIRTADWPLTGASLVSMRVVFDTGGRTPVRAEFQYVEGSSSDQRAENLPLAVPVTFRLGTGEVDLNTHAVQDSEQSRPDERPAAAQEPGVTAVLRAGLPERTLFVSRPDEDGLVHVGVHNGTSEQVTLRPGVPEQFTHGEYEVGLTYTVGSAAPNVEVVIASKPEPANRRVLQLDSVRDGITVGSWVAIQRPTKGAEGGIPGDPALAYVTTKVVSARTAAYTNYGITGRGTELVLADPWLDEFDVLLSHIRDTTVHAQGEPLRLADEPLGEDLHGNEIELAELYDGLRPGRTLIVDGERSDLPGATAVRATEVVTVAAAEPALDPRLPGDHVHTELTLTTDLAYRYRRESVRILGNVVEATHGESRDEAIGSGDPDRANQSFALWQSPLTWLADDNPLGAAPVLEVRADGVLWHEVDSLAGRGPREQVYITGSTADGRTTVTFGDGVHGARLPGGHENIHARYRFGTGRAANVPAGRVTQALTRPLGVFAVTNPRPATGGADADGPALTRRTIPLAVSALDRLVSEADYEDFARSRAGVGRAAARELFDGRRRVLHVTVAGTDDVPIGGAGVGTGAGDGGDSPLLRSLRAALTEYGDPNLPVRVDARELVALLVSAKVKVAPDHSWQLVEARLRQALLRELGFQGRELGQPARLSDILATAHRVPGVDYVDVDVFTGVPASTTAGELTKLLANPGLPKASVPARGATYDEKTHTVRGKDGETLSGICARYGVPLTELLRLNPDITDTRRLAKGRSVYVFRGIRPAQLALLSPRAADTLILTEVN
- a CDS encoding DUF6519 domain-containing protein — its product is MHADLSRSTFRPERHYSAVIVQQGRVQLDADANEQTAIQLHQTRALTADLIGPHGGPRGAAGFRIEYVGGKHDIDTLHIHGGRYYVDGILCDASRPAAGVPVPDEDEDEKDSKDSADADGQDSAQPAPHWTYWDQPDGFRDPEKPGDRLPSPAQAPFVAYLQVWERAVTAAEDPALREVALGAAMPDTAARAKVVWQVLPLSLADLGIKAPEPSKDTVREAFTRWARAQAVSSSRLAARAERPGHADEDPCLVKPDARYRGPENQLYRVEIHAGGAAKDASFKWSRENGSVVFPVDELDGTWVRLASLGHDSKLDLDVGDRVEFTDTAYASRLEPLALLRVEELDLPGRRVRLSAEPEPGVGRLPHLNPFLRRWDHHEGPRRKGRTTTLRGGAVPVREGEWLPLEDGVEVYFAKGGAYRTGDHWTVPARTATGGVEWPVDGSRRPLLRPPAGITRHFAPLALVKSEAGAVDLRLAFAPLATEIPAADEATLAAEARAREEEERGEAADPSGGRSQTTAEAENAAADTDADTQGEK